A part of Leptospira yasudae genomic DNA contains:
- a CDS encoding LIC11299 family lipoprotein has product MIKIVNFTLVFLIALAACTKQIHERIHVDTGVTVETLGPHKYKLVAIGGASSSSVEENDTFKMKNTSCTAAKSIAARKLEELEPEQKNRQFFMEATSTRYIDDGAYCEITFHYELPAPKKQP; this is encoded by the coding sequence ATGATAAAAATCGTAAACTTTACGCTTGTGTTTCTGATCGCACTCGCGGCCTGCACGAAACAAATCCACGAAAGGATTCACGTCGATACAGGCGTGACCGTGGAAACCTTAGGACCTCATAAATACAAACTCGTCGCGATCGGGGGAGCTTCTTCCAGTTCGGTCGAAGAAAACGACACGTTCAAAATGAAGAATACTTCCTGCACCGCGGCCAAGTCCATCGCGGCCCGAAAACTCGAAGAGTTGGAACCCGAACAAAAGAACAGACAGTTTTTTATGGAAGCGACGAGCACGCGTTACATCGACGACGGTGCGTATTGCGAAATCACCTTTCACTACGAGCTTCCCGCTCCTAAGAAGCAGCCGTAG
- a CDS encoding amino acid adenylation domain-containing protein has product MSEKSFAKYIKARKKITEIEIAGNRLIMKKTDSTQKFLEFLYSKLETAQKKIFKPTDANSTFERKKLPQRVLENTDGSFSNQNIPLFFSKVASSFHILCHKWTDDDQIAILSPPLIKSSGLALPTISEFQKGDTILSLTSSLLEQTDQVISNKDELTIEYTDKLKSQWQIEDFEFDLQIGIEGLHQKENFRNSTPIQIQFAMDENSISYDITFLSNYIQEETLVLFLERFEKIWGLVCKEPDLNISEIDLLIRNERNLIEKHWNQTEKLIHLESSITERVRKFSDSIPKNTAIRDSQKSISYIELEKISNQIANYLIKTGIEKEQIVSVCMHKCADILPIILGIWKAGGAFLPIDPALPTQRIARILEDSNASIIIYDSKHSDNLPSNQIYSIPYDLKKIEISQESEEPPKIKNLSSDLCYAIFTSGTTGNPKCVLLEHKGLINLSEFFEAEFQVSNYDTIIQFSSFSFDAYLWEIIMAITRGATLAVPDSNSILVGESLSHFLLENKITIATLPPSVLTTLQEEKLPDLRLLFSAGESCLASIAQKWSQQLRFINAYGPTETTICATYSEYNFKTDKKPLIGKPLPNTQILILDKYLKLKPPGCPGEICVIGIGLARGYLNENKLSNEKFCAIQLNDIDHTAYRTGDFGEWKKDGSIDFFDRIDNQIKIRGYRVDLEEIKNQIISNKDVSDAYITTIGSEGNKEIAAFVVPNSYSSPIINDKERYPLENGMWILHQNRNETDFMYSEIFSDQSYLKYGIEIQDGDTILDIGSNIGLFSLFAASHGHNIKIHAFEPVIDIFNILKINLSLYAPNSVAHNMAISEKTGETLITFYPEMSGMSSLLADKNEDTTLTRTVFLNQTKERKDLSDINPEETNQYISNKFNSKTQKCSAMNLSDFIEMNSIKTIDLIKLDAEKSELNIVKGIEKHHWSIIRQIVMEVHDHNGSLEIIKKILMENNFDFFIEQPRLFVGTELYIVFGTNRNLKRKSIDTKIQTYNHKSVLRKEFLQQQLSSLLPSYMLPSSIHFIQTFPINRNGKIDKKKLITEINSKQLDFVEPKTEIEYEIRDICSEILNKKNINLKSSFFELGGNSLLATILISRIKKNLNVNLQLREIFICKNLLELADFVSKEQLKSAPIDTIEMILRNIETS; this is encoded by the coding sequence ATGTCCGAAAAAAGCTTTGCAAAGTATATAAAAGCTAGAAAGAAAATCACTGAAATTGAAATAGCAGGCAACAGGTTAATAATGAAAAAGACAGATTCAACGCAAAAGTTTTTAGAATTTCTATATTCAAAATTAGAAACAGCTCAAAAGAAAATATTTAAACCAACAGACGCAAATTCCACGTTCGAAAGAAAAAAACTTCCTCAAAGGGTCCTCGAGAACACAGATGGATCATTTTCAAACCAGAATATACCATTATTCTTTTCTAAAGTAGCCTCATCCTTTCACATCCTTTGTCATAAATGGACTGATGATGATCAAATCGCAATTCTTTCACCCCCACTTATAAAATCCAGCGGCTTGGCGCTACCAACAATTAGTGAATTTCAAAAAGGAGATACAATTCTTTCGCTAACATCCTCATTATTAGAGCAAACCGATCAAGTCATATCAAATAAAGACGAATTAACAATCGAATATACCGACAAACTTAAAAGCCAATGGCAAATTGAAGATTTCGAATTTGATCTACAAATTGGTATAGAAGGCCTGCATCAAAAAGAAAATTTTAGAAACTCAACTCCAATTCAAATTCAGTTTGCAATGGATGAAAATTCAATTTCATATGATATTACGTTTTTATCGAATTACATTCAAGAGGAAACTCTTGTTTTATTTTTAGAACGATTTGAAAAAATCTGGGGACTTGTTTGCAAAGAGCCAGACTTAAACATATCCGAAATCGATTTATTAATTCGGAATGAAAGAAATCTTATAGAAAAGCACTGGAATCAAACCGAAAAATTGATTCACTTAGAAAGTTCGATTACTGAAAGGGTTAGAAAATTTTCCGATAGCATTCCAAAAAACACGGCAATCCGAGATTCGCAAAAATCAATAAGTTACATAGAACTGGAAAAAATATCAAATCAAATCGCAAACTATTTAATTAAGACAGGAATTGAAAAGGAACAAATAGTTTCAGTTTGCATGCATAAATGTGCGGATATCTTACCAATTATCTTAGGTATTTGGAAAGCAGGTGGTGCCTTCCTTCCAATTGATCCGGCCTTACCAACCCAAAGAATCGCTCGAATTCTTGAAGATTCAAACGCCTCTATTATAATTTATGATTCAAAGCATTCGGACAATCTGCCTTCCAATCAGATATATTCGATTCCATACGACTTAAAAAAAATTGAAATATCCCAAGAATCTGAAGAACCTCCAAAAATCAAAAATCTTTCAAGTGATTTATGCTACGCAATTTTCACTTCTGGTACTACCGGCAATCCCAAGTGCGTTTTATTGGAACACAAAGGACTTATAAACCTATCTGAATTTTTCGAAGCTGAATTTCAAGTTTCGAATTATGACACGATAATTCAATTTTCTTCATTTAGTTTCGATGCCTACTTATGGGAAATTATAATGGCCATCACAAGAGGCGCAACCCTTGCTGTTCCAGATTCCAATTCAATTTTGGTCGGAGAAAGCCTTTCGCACTTTCTTCTTGAAAACAAAATTACGATTGCAACGCTACCACCATCCGTCCTTACGACTTTACAAGAAGAAAAACTTCCAGATTTGAGGCTTCTTTTTAGCGCAGGAGAAAGCTGCCTCGCCTCCATTGCACAAAAATGGTCGCAGCAGCTCCGCTTTATCAATGCATATGGACCGACAGAAACAACAATCTGCGCAACGTATTCTGAATATAACTTTAAAACAGATAAAAAGCCGCTAATTGGAAAGCCATTGCCAAATACTCAAATTTTAATTTTGGATAAATATCTTAAATTGAAACCGCCCGGATGCCCGGGAGAGATATGTGTTATCGGTATCGGGCTTGCGAGAGGATATCTGAATGAAAATAAACTTTCAAATGAAAAGTTTTGCGCAATTCAACTTAACGACATAGATCATACCGCATATCGAACAGGTGACTTTGGAGAGTGGAAAAAAGACGGAAGTATTGACTTCTTCGATCGAATTGACAATCAAATAAAGATTCGAGGATATCGAGTTGATCTTGAAGAAATCAAAAATCAAATAATATCAAATAAGGATGTATCCGACGCATATATAACAACAATCGGAAGCGAAGGAAACAAAGAAATCGCTGCATTCGTCGTACCGAATTCTTATTCAAGCCCCATTATCAATGACAAAGAGCGTTACCCGCTCGAAAATGGAATGTGGATATTACATCAAAATAGAAATGAAACAGATTTTATGTATTCCGAAATTTTTAGCGATCAATCATATCTAAAATATGGAATTGAAATTCAGGACGGTGATACAATTTTAGATATCGGCTCCAACATCGGACTTTTCTCTTTATTTGCTGCAAGCCATGGGCACAATATTAAAATTCATGCATTCGAACCTGTAATCGATATTTTTAATATATTAAAGATTAATTTAAGTTTATATGCTCCAAATAGCGTTGCTCACAACATGGCAATTTCAGAAAAAACAGGTGAAACACTAATAACCTTCTATCCCGAAATGTCTGGAATGTCCAGTCTATTAGCCGATAAAAATGAAGATACGACCCTGACGAGGACAGTCTTTCTCAATCAGACGAAAGAAAGAAAGGATTTATCAGACATAAACCCAGAGGAAACGAATCAATATATAAGTAATAAATTTAATTCTAAAACTCAGAAATGTTCTGCCATGAATCTTTCAGACTTTATAGAAATGAATAGTATAAAAACAATCGATCTCATAAAACTCGATGCCGAAAAGAGCGAATTGAATATTGTAAAAGGTATCGAAAAACACCACTGGTCAATTATACGACAAATCGTGATGGAGGTCCATGATCACAATGGATCTTTAGAAATAATTAAGAAAATTCTTATGGAAAACAATTTTGATTTTTTCATTGAGCAGCCACGATTATTCGTCGGCACCGAACTATATATTGTATTCGGGACCAATCGAAATTTAAAAAGAAAATCCATCGATACAAAAATTCAAACCTACAACCACAAATCGGTTCTTCGAAAGGAATTTTTACAACAACAACTTTCCTCACTCCTACCGTCCTATATGCTTCCTTCTTCGATTCATTTTATACAGACTTTCCCAATTAACCGCAATGGAAAAATCGACAAGAAAAAATTAATTACAGAAATCAACTCCAAACAATTGGATTTCGTTGAACCAAAAACAGAAATTGAATATGAAATCCGCGATATTTGCTCTGAAATATTGAATAAGAAAAATATTAATCTCAAGAGCAGCTTCTTCGAATTAGGTGGAAATTCGTTATTGGCCACGATACTTATCTCTCGAATAAAAAAAAATCTCAACGTGAACCTTCAGCTAAGGGAAATTTTTATTTGTAAAAATCTATTGGAATTAGCTGACTTTGTATCGAAAGAGCAATTAAAATCCGCTCCGATTGACACAATAGAAATGATACTAAGAAACATTGAGACTTCATAG
- the mqnC gene encoding cyclic dehypoxanthinyl futalosine synthase — translation MASIFSSQPSDRILEKALDGVRISPEEALTLYREGDHLKIMAAARSLRERILPHDYASYTMFRVVNYTNYCNVECSFCSFMDEIGNGKGYVLSAEEILEKMDYAVGEGADQMFLQGGVYPDLPFDYYLNVISSVKKKYPDMHIRAFSPVEIINLETITGLPLKEVLQILKQAGLDSVPGAGAEILTDRMRNIISPKKATTEEWVRAMETCHEVGLPGSANIVFGSEETQEEVIEHLSVVRNLQDRTGGFLSFIPWTFQPQTKRFKVRAVSTQEYLKVLGICRIFLDNIPHIETSVMVLGKGVGQLALTSGADDISSVVIEENVLRSYGLKTEKEAVKFLKEGGFAPKRRDLLYNYDRYKNELAQTL, via the coding sequence GTGGCCTCTATCTTCTCATCTCAACCCAGCGATCGGATTCTCGAAAAAGCCTTGGACGGAGTTCGAATTTCTCCGGAGGAAGCTCTGACTCTGTATCGGGAAGGGGATCATCTCAAGATCATGGCGGCCGCCCGTAGCCTTCGGGAAAGAATTCTTCCGCACGACTACGCGAGTTATACGATGTTCCGCGTCGTTAACTACACGAACTACTGCAACGTGGAATGCAGCTTTTGTTCTTTTATGGATGAGATCGGAAACGGAAAGGGTTACGTTCTTTCCGCCGAAGAAATTTTAGAGAAGATGGACTACGCGGTCGGCGAAGGCGCGGACCAAATGTTTTTGCAAGGCGGCGTGTATCCGGATCTTCCGTTCGATTATTATCTCAATGTGATTTCTTCCGTGAAGAAGAAATATCCGGACATGCATATCCGCGCGTTTTCTCCTGTGGAGATCATCAATCTCGAAACGATCACCGGTCTTCCTCTCAAAGAAGTTCTACAAATCCTAAAACAAGCGGGACTCGATTCCGTTCCCGGAGCGGGCGCCGAAATTCTCACGGACCGAATGAGAAACATCATCTCTCCGAAAAAGGCGACCACGGAAGAATGGGTTCGCGCGATGGAAACCTGTCACGAAGTGGGACTTCCCGGAAGTGCGAACATCGTGTTCGGTTCGGAAGAAACTCAGGAAGAAGTGATCGAACACCTAAGCGTTGTGCGAAACCTCCAAGACCGGACCGGAGGATTCTTATCCTTTATCCCTTGGACCTTTCAACCTCAGACGAAACGATTCAAGGTGCGCGCGGTTTCCACACAGGAATATCTGAAGGTCCTCGGGATTTGCAGAATCTTTCTCGATAACATTCCTCATATCGAAACTTCGGTGATGGTTCTCGGAAAAGGCGTCGGTCAGCTGGCGCTCACGAGCGGCGCGGACGATATATCTTCCGTGGTCATCGAAGAAAACGTGCTTCGTTCTTACGGACTCAAAACCGAAAAAGAAGCGGTGAAATTTTTGAAAGAGGGCGGCTTTGCTCCGAAACGCAGAGACCTTCTTTACAACTACGACCGTTATAAGAACGAACTCGCGCAGACGCTTTGA